A window of the Chitinivibrionia bacterium genome harbors these coding sequences:
- a CDS encoding HRDC domain-containing protein → MKYKTFVVSCRPSEGVQLDEMDKFVLSHNIVDIEKKFYQIDGGAAYWAFCVGYLDYGTTKLRQSENTFTGGEKPDYHKILDEKQYQKFEKYKEIRKELAKNAAVPPYTVFNDYELAEIAKLDLPDEKNIIEIKGISKNKAEKYGKVLLEKYADNVGAKHFLPLNNEINNVGAGSACPKTQTNDNLGGQTPPLQHAQQELF, encoded by the coding sequence ATGAAATATAAAACTTTTGTAGTTTCTTGTCGCCCAAGTGAAGGCGTTCAACTTGACGAAATGGATAAATTTGTTTTGTCGCATAACATTGTGGATATAGAAAAAAAGTTTTATCAAATAGACGGCGGCGCGGCTTATTGGGCTTTTTGCGTTGGCTATTTAGACTACGGCACAACAAAACTACGCCAAAGCGAAAATACATTTACAGGCGGCGAAAAGCCCGATTACCACAAAATATTAGACGAGAAACAATACCAAAAATTTGAAAAATACAAAGAAATCCGCAAAGAACTAGCAAAAAATGCGGCAGTTCCGCCCTATACCGTTTTTAACGATTATGAACTCGCCGAAATAGCCAAATTAGACCTCCCCGACGAAAAAAATATAATTGAAATTAAAGGGATAAGCAAAAACAAAGCCGAAAAATACGGAAAAGTTTTACTGGAGAAGTATGCGGATAATGTAGGGGCAAAACATTTTTTGCCCTTAAACAACGAAATAAACAACGTAGGGGCGGGGTCTGCCTGCCCAAAAACACAAACAAACGACAATTTGGGCGGGCAAACCCCGCCCCTACAACATGCCCAACAGGAGTTGTTTTAA
- a CDS encoding formylglycine-generating enzyme family protein — protein sequence MFKHLLSGILFISLLFLLGCSDDGNSTSGGGGGGGLQDGATKTITAGGTSIEVAFVSAGTFTMGDREIANIWPNVNGWGEVERQVMLTQGFWISKYPITQAQYQAVIGTNPSFFSGNPNNPVESVNWFNAVAFAEAVGGRLPTEAEWEFAARGGNRSQGFIYSGSNNLSEVGWFWENIPTEGTQPVGLLKPNELGIYDMSGNVWEWTSDWWSNFGTASVVDPTGPITGSNRVLRGGSWFIFAELCRVASRYSYFPDYRWNYFGFRVVFPAI from the coding sequence ATGTTTAAACATTTGTTGAGCGGGATATTGTTTATTTCGCTGTTGTTTTTGTTAGGTTGTTCAGACGATGGTAATTCCACGTCGGGCGGAGGAGGAGGCGGTGGCTTACAAGACGGCGCCACCAAAACAATAACCGCAGGCGGCACTTCAATAGAAGTTGCCTTTGTTTCGGCTGGAACATTTACTATGGGCGACAGAGAAATCGCCAATATTTGGCCAAATGTAAATGGTTGGGGAGAAGTCGAACGTCAAGTAATGCTGACACAAGGCTTTTGGATAAGTAAATATCCAATAACACAGGCGCAATATCAAGCGGTAATTGGAACAAATCCATCTTTTTTCAGCGGCAACCCCAACAATCCTGTGGAAAGTGTAAATTGGTTTAATGCAGTAGCCTTTGCTGAGGCAGTCGGCGGACGTTTACCTACGGAAGCTGAATGGGAATTTGCAGCTCGCGGTGGCAACAGAAGTCAAGGCTTTATTTACAGCGGTAGCAATAATTTGAGCGAAGTCGGTTGGTTTTGGGAGAATATTCCGACAGAGGGTACGCAACCGGTTGGCTTGTTGAAGCCTAACGAATTGGGAATTTATGATATGAGCGGTAATGTTTGGGAGTGGACTAGTGATTGGTGGAGCAATTTTGGAACGGCTTCTGTGGTAGATCCTACCGGACCTATTACGGGCTCTAACCGCGTGCTGCGCGGCGGCAGTTGGTTCATCTTCGCTGAGCTTTGTAGGGTTGCCTCTCGCTACAGCTACTTTCCTGATTACAGGTGGAACTACTTCGGCTTCCGTGTGGTGTTTCCCGCAATTTAA